Proteins from a genomic interval of Pseudomonadota bacterium:
- a CDS encoding Rieske 2Fe-2S domain-containing protein, with the protein MSEGYGAVGWNAFKRRYDLWIVGGTLTYLITFVVVTVLTRPNDQPMAELQLLIRAFGSLSFLMLTLILCIGPLARFSTRFKPMLYNRRHLGVSTFFIALIHGVLVLIWYHGFGVIDPITSLFISNPRYDSIAGFPFESLGALALSILFLMAATSHDFWNANLGPALWKALHMGVYLAYAALVGHVALGVIQFEKNPLYAVALGASVALVTALHLASAFASTQSRRTPAADGWLDAGPALGIPDTRAVILTPSKGERIAVFRDGQRIMAVSNVCRHQGGPLGEGRIVEGCVTCPWHGFQYDPANGRSPPPFNERIATYQTRLVDERVWVNPKGCPPGTRVPPSVLPASAADSPTAEPAP; encoded by the coding sequence ATGAGTGAGGGTTACGGCGCCGTTGGATGGAACGCCTTTAAGCGTCGCTACGACCTGTGGATAGTCGGCGGCACCCTCACCTATCTCATCACCTTCGTGGTGGTCACGGTCCTCACGCGGCCCAACGACCAGCCGATGGCAGAGCTGCAGCTGTTGATCCGCGCCTTCGGCAGCCTGTCGTTTCTCATGCTGACCCTGATCCTATGTATCGGCCCCCTCGCCCGATTCAGCACACGCTTCAAGCCTATGCTCTACAACCGCCGGCACTTGGGCGTGAGCACCTTTTTCATCGCCCTCATCCACGGCGTGTTGGTACTGATCTGGTACCACGGGTTCGGTGTGATCGATCCGATCACATCCCTATTCATCTCGAACCCTCGCTACGACTCGATCGCGGGCTTCCCCTTCGAAAGCCTCGGCGCCCTGGCGCTTTCCATCTTGTTCCTGATGGCAGCCACCTCCCATGACTTCTGGAACGCCAACCTTGGCCCCGCCCTGTGGAAGGCTCTGCATATGGGCGTCTACCTCGCCTATGCGGCGCTGGTCGGACATGTCGCGCTAGGCGTGATCCAGTTTGAGAAGAATCCCCTCTACGCGGTCGCCCTCGGCGCTTCCGTGGCCTTGGTCACAGCACTTCACCTGGCTAGCGCCTTCGCCAGCACTCAGAGCAGACGCACACCCGCCGCGGACGGTTGGCTCGATGCGGGACCCGCCCTGGGAATTCCAGATACGCGAGCGGTAATCCTGACACCGTCGAAGGGCGAACGTATCGCTGTGTTCCGTGACGGCCAGCGGATAATGGCCGTGTCCAATGTGTGCCGCCACCAGGGTGGCCCCCTCGGCGAGGGCCGGATTGTCGAAGGCTGTGTGACCTGCCCTTGGCACGGCTTTCAGTACGACCCGGCGAACGGGCGTTCACCGCCACCGTTCAACGAACGCATCGCAACCTACCAAACACGCTTGGTCGACGAACGCGTCTGGGTAAATCCCAAGGGCTGCCCCCCCGGCACGCGGGTACCCCCGTCTGTCCTGCCGGCATCAGCGGCAGATAGCCCCACTGCGGAGCCCGCGCCTTGA
- a CDS encoding AMP-binding protein has product MSYARARASWAQDEQGFWAEAAAGLVWDRPWDQVLDAAAGAGRWFPGARLNTCYNAVDRHADGARGDRPALIFESAMTGRQETLSYHDLKRKVAHLAGALRRAGVSIGDRVLIYMPMIPEAVLAMLACARLGAVHSVVFGGFAAREVATRIDHARPKLILSASCALEPSRVVAYKPLLDEALRLCEHAPRQHVVLQRDAYAADLNAAIDSDWQDFLDGAEPAHCVPLDAQAPLYLLYTSGTTGQPKGIVRDNGGHAVALHWSMKAIYDIDVGEVFWAASDIGWVVGHSYIVYGPLLRGATTLMFEGKPVGTPDAGVFWRLLAKHRVKALFTAPTAIRAIRREDPHAEHVRASDLSALRALFLAGERCDPPTQRWAGEHLGVPVIDHWWQTETGWSVAGNTLGLGLEAVPAGSAGKPMPGWDVTVMDEAGTPVPPGTIGAIVCRLPLGPGALAGLWQAEDRFHQAYLSTFPGYYETGDAGYLDADGCVFVMTRTDDIINVAGHRLSTGALEEAIALHEDVVECAVTGVRDDLKGQLPFGFICVRAGCTRSELEIVEQCIALVRAQVGALAAFKRAVVVARLPKTRSGKILRRTLACIVDGEPYDIPATIDDPQILEDIAERLA; this is encoded by the coding sequence GTGAGCTACGCGCGGGCACGCGCCTCCTGGGCGCAAGACGAGCAGGGGTTCTGGGCCGAGGCCGCTGCCGGCCTTGTCTGGGATCGTCCCTGGGATCAGGTGCTCGATGCGGCTGCGGGCGCAGGTCGCTGGTTCCCGGGCGCTCGTCTCAATACCTGTTACAACGCAGTCGACCGCCACGCCGACGGTGCGCGCGGCGATAGACCTGCGCTGATCTTCGAGTCGGCCATGACAGGTCGTCAGGAAACCCTCAGTTACCACGACCTGAAGCGAAAGGTCGCCCACCTTGCCGGCGCGCTTCGCCGTGCAGGGGTCAGCATCGGCGATCGGGTCCTCATCTACATGCCGATGATCCCCGAGGCGGTGCTGGCGATGCTCGCTTGCGCGCGCCTCGGCGCGGTGCACTCGGTGGTGTTCGGCGGCTTTGCGGCACGCGAGGTCGCGACCCGCATCGACCATGCGCGACCAAAGCTCATCCTGAGCGCGAGCTGCGCTCTGGAGCCTAGCCGCGTGGTGGCCTACAAGCCTTTGCTCGATGAAGCCCTTCGCCTGTGTGAGCACGCGCCGCGTCAGCACGTGGTGCTGCAGCGAGACGCCTACGCGGCCGACCTCAACGCAGCTATCGATAGCGATTGGCAGGATTTCTTGGATGGCGCCGAGCCCGCGCACTGCGTGCCGCTAGACGCACAGGCGCCTCTGTACCTGCTCTACACCTCTGGCACCACAGGACAACCCAAGGGCATCGTGCGCGACAACGGTGGTCATGCGGTGGCCCTGCACTGGTCGATGAAGGCGATCTACGACATCGACGTAGGCGAGGTGTTCTGGGCTGCCTCCGACATCGGTTGGGTGGTGGGCCATTCTTACATCGTCTACGGGCCGCTCCTGCGTGGCGCGACTACCCTCATGTTCGAGGGTAAGCCCGTGGGTACGCCGGATGCTGGGGTCTTCTGGCGCCTGCTCGCAAAGCACCGCGTCAAGGCCCTCTTCACGGCGCCGACGGCGATTCGGGCGATCCGTCGCGAGGATCCGCATGCCGAGCATGTGCGAGCCAGCGACCTGTCGGCGCTCCGGGCCTTGTTTTTGGCCGGTGAGCGCTGTGATCCGCCCACCCAGCGGTGGGCGGGAGAGCACCTCGGGGTGCCGGTGATCGATCACTGGTGGCAAACGGAGACCGGCTGGTCCGTGGCCGGAAACACCTTGGGGCTTGGCTTAGAGGCCGTGCCTGCCGGTTCCGCGGGCAAACCGATGCCGGGATGGGACGTCACCGTGATGGACGAGGCGGGCACCCCGGTGCCGCCCGGGACGATCGGCGCTATCGTCTGTCGCTTGCCATTGGGCCCAGGCGCCCTGGCCGGCCTGTGGCAAGCCGAGGATCGCTTTCACCAGGCCTACCTGAGCACCTTCCCGGGGTACTACGAGACCGGCGATGCGGGCTACCTCGACGCGGACGGTTGCGTGTTTGTCATGACCCGCACCGACGACATTATCAACGTCGCCGGTCATCGCTTGTCCACGGGTGCCTTGGAGGAGGCGATCGCCCTTCATGAGGATGTCGTGGAGTGCGCCGTGACGGGTGTTCGCGATGACCTGAAGGGCCAGTTGCCGTTCGGTTTCATCTGTGTGCGTGCTGGCTGCACGCGCTCGGAGCTGGAGATAGTCGAACAGTGCATCGCCCTGGTGCGGGCGCAGGTTGGGGCCCTAGCGGCCTTCAAGCGCGCGGTGGTGGTGGCTCGCCTGCCCAAGACGCGATCGGGGAAGATCCTGCGCCGCACGCTGGCGTGCATTGTCGACGGCGAGCCCTATGACATTCCCGCCACGATCGACGATCCGCAGATACTCGAGGATATCGCTGAGCGCTTGGCGTAG
- a CDS encoding DUF2834 domain-containing protein, translating to MKRVYLLLAVVGAIVPYLGFIEFMKSDGVALGGFVAAWFANGAVSGLSADLILSSITFWAFMLSRREAHPAPFVVVNLAIGLSCALPAYLYSCAARESSAALDKAAPAV from the coding sequence ATGAAACGAGTGTATCTGCTGCTTGCAGTGGTTGGGGCGATCGTACCCTACTTGGGGTTCATCGAGTTCATGAAGTCGGATGGGGTGGCATTGGGCGGTTTCGTCGCCGCATGGTTCGCAAACGGCGCGGTGAGCGGGCTCAGCGCAGATCTCATCCTGAGTTCGATCACTTTTTGGGCGTTCATGCTCTCGCGTCGCGAAGCTCACCCGGCGCCCTTCGTCGTGGTCAATCTGGCGATAGGCTTGTCCTGCGCGCTGCCTGCCTACCTCTATTCGTGCGCCGCTCGTGAGTCGAGTGCGGCGCTCGACAAGGCCGCACCAGCCGTGTGA
- a CDS encoding helix-turn-helix transcriptional regulator, which translates to MAAPRARPEPTIDFGALLRDWRRHRQLSQLGLSSASGISQRHISFLENGRARPSQGMVVALADALDVPLRERNALLLSAGFSANYATQALQGAQLAVFRQAIDALLSQQEPYPAIVLDGRWNLVQLNAGAERFFAQFVDLSGLQVPAASEFQLVHLCLRDDGLRPALSNWEEVVHAFLQRARRALLVNPRDRALGALVEEILHHPAAPERWHTPDWEGESAPAITLRLEHDGGRFELLTMHAHFAGSQQVSLEELTVELFFPADATTAAWFAGAE; encoded by the coding sequence ATGGCAGCCCCCCGCGCACGCCCAGAACCCACCATCGACTTCGGCGCCCTCCTGCGCGACTGGCGTCGACACCGACAGCTAAGCCAACTGGGCCTGTCGAGCGCTTCGGGCATCTCCCAACGGCATATCAGCTTCCTGGAGAACGGCCGAGCGCGACCGAGTCAGGGCATGGTGGTGGCCCTAGCCGATGCGCTCGACGTGCCCCTGCGCGAGCGCAATGCGCTGCTCCTGAGCGCCGGCTTCTCGGCGAACTACGCAACTCAAGCGCTGCAAGGCGCTCAGCTCGCCGTGTTTCGCCAGGCGATCGATGCTCTTTTAAGTCAACAGGAGCCCTACCCCGCCATCGTCCTCGATGGACGCTGGAATCTGGTTCAGCTGAACGCGGGAGCCGAGCGGTTCTTCGCCCAATTCGTCGATCTGTCCGGCCTCCAAGTGCCAGCTGCCAGCGAATTCCAACTCGTGCACTTGTGCCTGCGCGATGACGGCCTGCGGCCGGCGTTGAGCAACTGGGAGGAGGTCGTGCACGCGTTTTTGCAACGTGCGCGGCGTGCCCTACTCGTCAACCCTAGGGATCGGGCGCTGGGCGCACTGGTAGAGGAAATCCTCCATCATCCCGCCGCACCCGAGCGCTGGCACACACCCGACTGGGAGGGGGAATCGGCACCGGCGATTACGCTGCGCCTCGAGCACGACGGCGGTCGTTTCGAACTGCTCACGATGCACGCACACTTCGCGGGCTCCCAGCAGGTATCGCTCGAAGAACTCACCGTGGAGCTATTTTTCCCCGCTGATGCCACGACCGCCGCCTGGTTCGCAGGAGCCGAGTAA